A window from Rhea pennata isolate bPtePen1 chromosome 1, bPtePen1.pri, whole genome shotgun sequence encodes these proteins:
- the IL18R1 gene encoding interleukin-18 receptor 1, translating into MPLVIFLLMFIIGSASEKLCPLRASIDILEGEYFFLCFPESMQERFQRAEDTINWYKENNGKQKLIKDTHRIVSQMNFLEFWPVELSDSGNYSVVHSDGKQNFTIQKWTLNVLQRNKSSCFNENHLTTEIKNAGNGHSLKCSDLSVNENDSIMWYKDCKNYQNKTERELDFKTLTIQHSGIYTCKILITHEGKVFHSTSTIRLVVEEDAPESVTLEIVGLDEEVETQIGKEEILNCTGFMGYYMPEDASLYWSINQTFPEKCSAVPEHEPSICEEEFEKLHIGNKFYVTRLLRIKKVTDEDMRTNFTCMLQADEGMRIKVVKLKKGNTQDLPVHIFTTGMVLAVIFLCIAVVMVVVCVTFRVDLVLFYRNTCRRDDTAGDGKEYDAFVSYLKDCMSPSEEEREFALNILPMILEENFGYKLCIFERDVSPGGAVVDDIHSFIDKSRRLIIILSQNYISDRAIYELESGLHKALVERKTKIILIEYMPISDYSFLPESLSLLPSQRVVKWKKDKSLPVNSRFWKNLRYLMPAKPTKSNTKEQYNNLDLGSEGVQPWTGGCDFNTVL; encoded by the exons ATGcctcttgtgatttttttgttaatgtttatCATTGGATCTGCCAGTG AGAAGCTGTGTCCCCTTCGTGCCTCCATTGATATACTAGAAGGGGaatactttttcctttgctttcctgagTCAATGCAAGAACGTTTTCAGAGAGCAGAAGACACAATAAACTggtacaaagaaaataatggaaagcAGAAGCTGATAAAAGATACACACAGAATTGTTTCACAAATGAATTTTCTGGAGTTTTGGCCAGTTGAACTCAGTGACTCTGGGAATTATTCTGTCGTTCACAG tgatggaaaacaaaatttcacaaTTCAGAAGTGGACCTTGAATGtacttcaaagaaataaaagcagctgtttcaaTGAAAATCACTTaactacagaaattaaaaatgctggAAATGGTCATTCACTGAAATGCAGTGATCTGTCTGTCAACGAAAATGACAGTATAATGTGGTACAAG GACTGTAAGAactatcaaaataaaacagagcgggaactggattttaaaactttaacaATTCAGCACTCTGGGATATACACCTGTAAAATTCTGATCACTCATGAAGGAAAGGTGTTCCACAGCACAAGTACAATTCGTCTGGTAGTAGAAGAAG aTGCACCAGAGTCTGTAACTTTGGAGATAGTTGGacttgatgaagaagttgaaacGCAAATAG GTAAAGAAGAGATACTCAATTGCACAGGTTTCATGGGTTATTATATGCCAGAAGATGCCAGCCTTTACTGGTCAATTAACCAgacatttccagaaaaatgttCAGCTGTCCCTGAGCATGAGCCTTCAATATGTGAAGAAGAGTTCGAAAAATTACA TATTGGAAACAAATTTTATGTCACAAGGCTATTACGGATTAAGAAAGTAACAGATGAGGACATGCGTACTAATTTCACCTGCATGTTACAAGCTGATGAAGGAATGCGAATAAAAGTAGTGAAACTGAAGAAAG GAAACACTCAAGATCTGCCTGTGCATATATTTACAACTGGGATGGTCCTTGCTGTAATATTTCTATGCATTGCTGTAGTCATGGTGGTTGTCTGTGTGACATTCAGAGTTGACTTAGTTCTATTTTATAGGAACACATGTAGAAGAGATGACACTGCTGGAG atggAAAAGAATATGATGCTTTTGTGTCTTACCTGAAAGACTGTATGTCTCCTAGcgaagaagagagagaatttgcTCTGAATATATTACCCATgatattagaagaaaattttggtTACAAGTTGTGTATATTTGAGAGGGATGTATCTCCTGGAGGAG CTGTTGTTGATGATATCCATTCATTTATTGACAAAAGCCGAAGATTAATCATTATACTGAGCCAGAACTACATTTCTGACAGAGCCATATATGAACTTGAGAGTGGACTTCATAAAGCTCTagttgaaagaaaaactaagatCATATTAATTGAATATATGCCTATAAGTGACTATAGTTTCTTGCCAGAATCACTCTCTCTTTTACCATCACAAAGGGTTGTGAAGTGGAAAAAGGATAAATCTCTTCCTGTGAATTCCAGATTTTGGAAGAACCTTCGATACCTGATGCCAGCAAAACCTACCAAGTCAAACACCAAGGAGCAATACAATAATCTTGATCTGGGTTCAGAAGGTGTTCAGCCGTGGACTGGGGGCTGTGACTTTAATACAGTCTTATAA
- the IL18RAP gene encoding interleukin-18 receptor accessory protein — protein MLDQLPGIKGQGSWEEDEQMKLFPFNNTSKTILKENISEYQPKMIKKIILAFYWILALFVGGAEVREINLPGCPHVKPQIRYRAISNEEFVLQCALPDKDATHIFNKSLLKQHEVKWFWRRKDEEPLKEITEKSSNPIHKGDALWFKPVGVSASGIYICMIGEKIPCLKMILEVQTKSEANCSDYGTNTLYLLAENGNSIVCPGTKCYSPIKKPNVKWYKDGRQVKLQKERSSLKFEHNEIYLNPTYDKDAGMYVCDYTLFDNNTEWTMRTIVTVEVITKNTIHPPSFLYPSGVTILEAELGKPLELKCVVQFGFERFFLPRLTWVRNNEENINEKLEQETSVLSSSLKGRILRHVAKLKEVTERDLRSNFTCFAQNTVGNSTAVIRLKRKQRVFLLYVLCSAISTLFAFLVCVAFVYQHWIEIVLIYRSYLIQNETTEDGKEFDAFVSYAKLDSSESESTLISEEKFALELLPDILENKYGYKLCLLERDILPGGAYTDEVVTAIKQSRRAIIILSPAYVSGPSIFELQAAVNCALEDKKIKLLLVKFQAFQEPETLPPVVKKALRILPVITWKSAAPNKKFWKYMQYHMPVKTTKILRNYSLKSFFRRLLNLVYQ, from the exons ATGCTGGACCAGTTGCCTGGGATCAAGGGGCAAGGGAGCTGGGAGGAAGATGAGCAGATGAAACTTTTCCCTTTTAACAACA CAAGCAAGACgattcttaaagaaaatatctctgAATATCAACcaaaaatgataaagaaaattATACTTGCTTTTTACTGGATCCTAGCATTATTTGTTGGTGGGGCAGAAGTTAGAGAGATTAATTTGCCAG GATGTCCCCATGTAAAACCTCAAATACGGTATCGTGCAATTAGTAATGAGGAGTTTGTTTTACAATGTGCTTTACCGGATAAAGATGCTACCCACATTTTTAACAAGTCACTTCTAAAACAACATGAGGTGAAATGGTTCTGGCGTCGGAAAGATGAAGAGCCACTGAAGGAGATTACTGAGAAAAGTTCTAACCCTATTCATAAGGGGGATGCACTGTGGTTTAAACCAGTAGGAGTTAGTGCTTCTGGAATCTACATCTGTATGATAGG GGAAAAAATCCCATGCCTCAAAATGATTCTGGAGGTTCAAACAAAGAGTGAAGCAAACTGTTCAGATTATGGCACAAATACACTGTATCTTCTTGCTGAAAATGGGAATTCAATAGTTTGCCCAGGAACAAAATGTTACAGCCCAATAAAAAAGCCAAATGTGAAATGGTACAAG gATGGGCGTCAAGTAAAACTTCAAAAAGAGAGAAGTAGCCTAAAGTTTGAGCATAATGAAATCTACTTGAATCCAACCTATGACAAAGATGCTGGAATGTATGTCTGTGATTACACTCTATTTGACAACAATACTGAATGGACAATGCGAACCATAGTTACAGTAGAAGTCATCA CAAAAAACACTATTCATCCACCAAGCTTCTTGTATCCCAGTGGTGTCACGATCCTTGAAGCAGAGCTTG GAAAGCCGCTTGAATTGAAATGTGTTGTACAGTTTGGATTTGAACGATTTTTTTTGCCGAGATTGACATGGGTaagaaacaatgaagaaaatataaatgagaagTTGGAACAGGAAACAAG tgtTCTTTCGAGTAGTTTAAAGGGCCGCATACTTCGTCATGTTGCTAAACTGAAAGAAGTTACCGAGAGGGACCTCAGAAGCAATTTCACATGTTTTGCTCAGAATACTGTGGGGAACTCTACAGCCGTGATCAGgctaaaaaggaaacaaagag TGTTCCTCTTATATGTACTCTGCAGTGCCATTTCAACACTATTTGCATTCCTTGTGTGTGTTGCCTTTGTTTACCAACACTGGATTGAAATAGTGCTGATATACCGAAGTTATCTGATCCAGAATGAAACTACAGAAG atgGCAAAGAATTTGATGCGTTTGTGTCCTATGCAAAACTAGACTCTTCTGAAAGTGAATCTACTTTAATTAGTGAAGAAAAATTTGCCCTAGAGCTCCTTCCAGAcatactagaaaataaatacgGATACAAGTTATGCCTTCTTGAAAGAGATATTCTTCCAGGAGGAG CATACACAGATGAAGTTGTAACAGCTATTAAACAAAGTAGGCGAGCAATAATTATTTTGAGCCCTGCCTATGTCAGCGGACCAAGCATCTTTGAACTTCAGGCGGCAGTGAATTGTGCATTAGAAGATAAGAAAATCAAACTACTTTTAGTAAAATTCCAGGCTTTCCAAGAGCCAGAGACTTTACCTCCAGTAGTGAAAAAGGCTCTACGGATTTTGCCGGTCATTACTTGGAAGTCTGCTGCTCCAAACAAAAAGTTCTGGAAATACATGCAATATCACATGCCAGTGAAAACTACTAAGATATTGAGAAATTACAGCCTAAAGAGCTTTTTCCGAAGGTTACTCAACCTGGTTTATCAATAA